The genomic window GTGGTACAGAAATGGCATCCGCGCCAAAGATATACCAGGTTCCGTGGTTTCAAATCAACGGCACTTGCCTTGTACCTAAGGTCCTGGCATGATTGTTAACAACTCCATTTCTCCTCTTGTAGGGTATGCATTTGGTTAGGATTATCCATGTGATATATGGAATTATGTTAGTAATGATATTTTAGGACTTTGATTATGTCTATGTTTGGTATTACGGTGggtatgtcagaatcacggtgaCCTACTGTGATTTTCCAAAATCTACACTAATTACCGTGATTCTGACGTACTAACagtgataccaaacatatattatatatttgatgTGATATCCATGTATGGTTGACATCCTCTATTCTACCGCTGTCTTATCAAAGGCTGTTTGTATCCAACCTTATGCTCTCTCCTATTGCTTATGGTCTTTCTGCATAACTTGATAGTGAGTGAGAGTGATAATGTGCTAAACTATGCTGCAACAATTACATCTCAATGTATTTTCCTTGTAATTTGTATTTGAAGCTAAAttaaacaattacaaataaaatattgagtgtctttaattaatttttaatttctatcGACGTCGAATAGATGTTGCAGTCTTAGTCTAATATCATGACTTTATGCTACTCTTCAAGGTGCTTCAAATGCTAACCCTTAGAAGCTTGAGAAGCCAAACAAAGTTTTAAAACTATTATTAGTTGAACATGTAACTTTAGAGGTGAATAAGAAAGAATTGAGACATCTTTTGTGTCTTTAATATCCTCTTAAATTTTGATTGGggcaatttttttaaacttttaacaCATTGGTCGACTCAAACAAACTAGAATTTTTTGCAGGCTAAATTACTATTTACTTATAAACTGTGGAATGTTTTTGAGTTGAGTCTCTAAATGACTTCACCTGATGATAGAAGatagtttattataaaataatcatAGAATgtatcattaatattttttaagtcaTGATAGTTACCCTTCATTGTTGTGTAAACTAGATATCTCTACATGTAACTGCAGATATTAATCCCTTGAATCTTGATAGTTAGGTTTACATGAGTTGCGAGgaatcatattcgatatttaaagttttaaatgttttgaattatttatttagtaatatttttttaaaataaattatttaattatcatCTCTTAATAATGATTGCCTCCCTCCATAGGCCAAGAAATACTTGGAATAATAATCACAATAAACCACCTTTAGCTCTTCACAGTCTTCAAGCCTTTTCTATAAACAAATGTTAGATTTATGTAAATTGTTGCATTATAGAATACAAAGAACAAAACGAAAacaaaaaaaggataaaaataaatcaaaatatacTAGCATGATTGTTTTCACTGAGGAGCAAGAGGCTTTGGTGAATAGCTCATGGGAAGCATTCAAGAAAAATATTCCTCAACTTAGTATTCTCTTCTATACCTTGTAAGTTTTCTTTGTCTACTATGGCCTCACCTTTCAttgtttaactttttaagttatagtttattgaatttctaatacatgtttatggttttttttaactttaaatcaaatatatacaCTTAGATATACATGTGACACTCTTATGGTTATGGTTTATTTGAAATAAGGATATTGGAGAAATTACCAGATGCAAAAGACATGTTCTCATTTTTAAAAAGCTTTGATGGAATACCACATAACAATTCAACGCTTGAAGCGCATGCTGAATTGATTTTTGAAATGGTTAGTAGTATTAAATTATAGTCACGTTATGTTATCTGGTGACCTAATTGATACCAGTTTAATAAAACAAGAGAAGACGTATATGTTTCTCGAAATTCAACTATTATTGgttttccattattttttttgtcatagtAATGAAACCACCGTCTCAGTCATTGGTTGTCGcttatttttttgaaagagtCATTTTGGTTGTCATGATTGTAGACTCGTGACTCAGCTGTTCAACTCCGAGCAAAAGGAAAAGTAGATGTGGCAGATGATGTTACATTAGAATATTTGGGTTCTGTTCATGTTCAAAAAGGTGTCATTGATCTTCATTTCATGGTATGCTCCTTAATTTTACACAAGTTAAGCATTATTTCTCTAATTTTACAAGCTAACCAACACTAATATTTTGTAGGTTTTTAAAGAAGCAAtgttgaaaacaataaaaaaggCTGTGGAGGACAAATGGAGTGAGGAATTGGATTGTGCTTGGGGTATAGCCTATGATGAACTAGCATCTGCAATTAAAAAGGCAATGGGATGGTGAAAGTTGGGTTTAATAGATGATTTTGATTTCACTAAACTTGTTAAACAAGTTTTCCAAGGGCAAAAAAAGAAGACTATAGGCCACTCTAAAATCATGGAGTGTATCTTTATTCTTTCCCTTTTTTCACTTGAAActgttttcaaattaaaatactCTATATGATTGGAAATTTGTAATGCATCTCTTCCTAGTAAATTTCCTTCTTTTATAATCTTTAGTTGTGACAAGATTATCCTATGAAAGTTGTACCTCAAATTCATTCGCATTTACATTTTTCTCCGTGAACCGCTGCAAAATGAGCTCTCCAACAACAATGAAGATCATAATATTCCTTTGACAACCCAAATCGAGGTCTTATCTTCGAATTAGTCCGTCGAAGACACCATAAATTTACATTAAAACCCAAATAAGACCTTGGATTATCCTATTATGTCCTTTAAGTCGTTTGAGGTTAAGGGTATTCTAATTTTCACGTAGGTTGTTTATGAATAAGTTAGTAATATTTACAAATTCTTCCTAATTTGCTAATCAATTAGTCGATTCTTAAACCGGAtatagagtatttttttttttttaaaaaaaaaaagtggcatGTATTATATAGGCATGTCTAACATGAAAGATTAACAATTgttatataattatatgtgacaaatagaaaaataaatgagaaCATTAACAAGCCATGCAATTTGAATCatagtttatattataattCATTGTCAACtcacactacaagaaaattgaCTTCTCGTTCCATTTGTGGCTGATGGtatgatatttaattttggaCTGCAATACTATTGATCCTTCAAATGAATGAAATGAACGAAACTTAACTAGTTGACCATAACATGATATAATTGGACCGCACGAACATCATAGTCAAAAgcactttcaagtttcaacttaTGATTTCTAAAATAACCTTCTCAAAAGAGCAAAAGGctcttaaaaaacaaaaattcaaagtgTTAGTTAGCTTAACACCATTTAAATTTTTGACAATACCAtatgttatttatatataagcacttcatatttctaaatatatgttgcatatattttttgtgttaCTTTCTTCTCTGCATATAGAATCAGAATGGCCATGTCAAGGTAAACTTTCTCTTTTGTTATTTCTTAAAGAGTTAAATAGTGTTTTCCTTGTAATGTTAGCGAATTTTGATTTATCCTCTGTAATATTAGTTTTTGCGATTTCAATCCTGTAATGTGAAGATTTCATCCTTTCAGTATCTCACTGAACATGTTGGCTTACGACTGTTTGGATAAATATATAGTGTTTTGTCGATGTAATGTTAGTGTATTTCGGTTTACCCTCTCCTTGAGTATGCCATGTCATCATTTATCTCGGGTCATAAGCCATGAGAAACTAATAGACAAAATCTTCACATTACATGATTggaatcacaaaaaataaaaaaattacaaggaTAAACCAAAATTCGCTAACATTACATAGATTGAACACTATTTAACCCTTTCTTAAACGATGTACATACACTCCTGAATTTACCAATGACATTCATGAAAATTTATATGTTCATCTTTTTGTCATATAATGTGAAAATCTTTTTGTGATTCAATGTGACAGTGACGAAGCTTATCATGAAAATGAGAGACAAGTGAAggatagaaaagaaaagaggaagTTATATCGTTCTAATCGGCATAGCAGAGATAAATTTCAAGAGAGATTGGATTTCAAGTTCTATGATTTCAAGGCTCTTGAGGTTTTTCACTTAGTCCCACTCTCTAATGCAAGTTTTTTTTATGATCAAAATATACTTTGAATTTTAGCATCAAATTGTAGTTTATCATGTAGTGAACTTTGGGAGGTAAATTGGCTTAGATACCTTTTGTAGGGTCAAATGAGCATTTTTGTAGatctttttattgtttactTAAAAACGAGAAAAAATTTGTATATCTTTGCGTTAGGGCAATGACTTGGCTAATGAGGTACTATCTAAGGCGCGTCTATTGCTATATGGTGAAATATGATTTGATGTATAagtaaaaaagttttacacaCATGGTGCATGATAATATTAGGACATAATATTTTTGGCTATCATTTTGTTCATTGATAATATTggagtttattttatttatgatgatgcaGATTGAAAAAGGGTGGAACCAGCTTTTTGTATCTATTATTTCTATAGAAAATGGGGAAACCATAGCCAAATCTGGGAAAGCATTAGTTAAAAATGGAGAGTGTCATTGGGAAGAGTCTATGTTAAGTACCATGTGGATTTCTGATTATTCTCTACAAGAAAATCAAGGCTGTCTCCTTAAGCTTCTTGTAGCAATGGTTTGTGTTGCATCATTATGTTGTTATACAAAGCTTCTTTATAATAATTTTCTAAGACCAAACATATTCTTAAATGAGTGAAAATGGCATTGTTATAATACAGGGATCTCCCAGGTTTGGGACTCTTGGGGAGGCTACCATTAATTTAGCAGGTTACATTGGGCAAGAAACTTATACTGCCTCATTGCCTTTGATACAACATTGTTCACGAGGAGCAATCTTACAAGTAAGTTTTCTATTTCTTGACTTATACTCAACTCCGTTCTCAAATAGTTGTCACAGTTTGACTTTCACACATATCAATGCACAACTTTAACCATTAATATCTTTAACTATTAGcgaaaattatatattaacatTTGTCTTTATATATAGTGACCAGAATATTATTAATTCGGCTAAGTTGCAATTTGGTGGAACAT from Trifolium pratense cultivar HEN17-A07 linkage group LG1, ARS_RC_1.1, whole genome shotgun sequence includes these protein-coding regions:
- the LOC123924027 gene encoding leghemoglobin-like; the protein is MLDLCKLLHYRIQRTKRKQKKDKNKSKYTSMIVFTEEQEALVNSSWEAFKKNIPQLSILFYTLILEKLPDAKDMFSFLKSFDGIPHNNSTLEAHAELIFEMTRDSAVQLRAKGKVDVADDVTLEYLGSVHVQKGVIDLHFMVFKEAMLKTIKKAVEDKWSEELDCAWGIAYDELASAIKKAMGW